A stretch of Lathyrus oleraceus cultivar Zhongwan6 chromosome 6, CAAS_Psat_ZW6_1.0, whole genome shotgun sequence DNA encodes these proteins:
- the LOC127092460 gene encoding ribosome production factor 2 homolog, whose translation MLEIKTAKTRRGKRELEKRAPKLIESGKKTLVLHGTKTSAVLNAVLTQIYHLKKESAVKYSRKNDNINPFEAGGETSLEFFSLKTDCSLFLYGSHSKKRPNNLVIGRTYDHHVYDLVEVGIENFKGMESFNYDKKLAPKEGTKPFMAFIGEGFETMVQLKHLKEVLVDLFRGEVVENLNLAGVDRAYICTALSPTKVFFTHCALRLKKSGTVVPRMELVEVGPSMDMVIRRHRPPNESVRKEAMRTSRDKPKKKEKNVKKDPLEGKIGNVYIPDQKIGEMDLPNKSKGVKRERREAKRKSGSDEHASKKKKEDS comes from the exons ATGTTGGAAATCAAAACCGCCAAGACAAGAAGAGGCAAAAGGGAACTCGAGAAACGCGCTCCAAAACTC ATTGAATCCGGGAAGAAAACGCTGGTGCTTCATGGAACGAAAACTAGCGCGGTTTTGAATGCTGTGTTGACTCAGATTTATCACCTCAAGAAGGAAAGTGCTGTCAAGTATAGCCGGAAGAATGATAATATTAATCCCTTTGAAGCTGGTGGTGAAACCTCTTTGGAGTTTTTCTCTCTCAAAACAGATTGCAGTCTCTTTCTG TATGGATCTCACTCAAAGAAGCGACCTAATAACCTTGTCATTGGGAGAACATATGATCACCATGTCTACGATCTGGTAGAAGTTGGGATTGAAAATTTTAAAGGCATGGAGTCATTTAATTACGATAAAAAATTAGCTCCAAAGGAAGGGACAAAGCCTTTTATGGCTTTCATTGGAGAAGGATTTGAGACTATGGTACAACTCAAACACTTGAAGGAAGTTTTAGTTGATCTTTTTCGCGGAGAG GTCGTGGAGAATTTAAATCTTGCCGGAGTGGACCGTGCTTATATATGTACTGCCCTGTCTCCAACTAAGGTGTTCTTCACACACTGTGCACTGCGATTGAAAAAATCAGGCACAGTTGTCCCAAGAATGGAATTGGTAGAAGTTGGCCCCTCCATGGATATGGTTATTCGCCGGCATCGTCCTCCTAATGAAAGTGTGAGGAAGGAAGCCATGAGAACTTCAAGGGACAAGCCAAAGAAAAAG GAGAAGAATGTTAAAAAGGATCCGCTAGAAGGAAAGATTGGAAATGTTTATATTCCAGATCAGAAG ATCGGAGAAATGGATTTGCCCAATAAGTCAAAAGGAGTGAAGAGGGAGCGCCGAGAAGCCAAACGGAAAAGTGGGAGTGATGAACATGCATCCAAAAAGAAGAAGGAAGATTcttaa